A single genomic interval of Musa acuminata AAA Group cultivar baxijiao chromosome BXJ3-4, Cavendish_Baxijiao_AAA, whole genome shotgun sequence harbors:
- the LOC135582720 gene encoding uncharacterized protein LOC135582720 — translation MKSINFGGGLSISSVFFTYGLHYLQTPRPSKLSTIHIAILRNAPHALMAFCSNPKDLHGGTLQLMFDGSPSGISSSFLDLGFVTEQCEHKNITRNEIQFHEFDGEQSEKTDGACKSAQEVSDREIQRRQKIGAANRGKIPWNKGRKHSEETRERIKKRTIEALSDPKVRKKMSESPRSHSDQSKSKISASLTKIWEERLKQKRLQEKCYLFWARTIAEAAKIGSLDQEKLEWDSYEKMKADMVSEQIKLKEEKARAKEIAKLRAESVAKDKAEKVAKLAEQRKLQKEKAKARKLEALSRKKSVDERKKTELSKGLKLKAILTKFHHRKRQLETLQTEIVAKPGPDLTLDIELVKNERMQRRISLADQIKAVKNKKAEFAVQRVRANALLDSAYEQRAGDH, via the exons ATGAAGAGCATAAATTTTGGTGGAGGACTCAG TATTTCTTCAGTATTCTTCACCTATGGCTTGCATTACTTACAAACTCCACGTCCATCCAAGTTGTCGACTATTCATATTGCTATCTTGAGGAATGCACCTCATGCATTGATGGCTTTTTGTTCCAATCCAAAAGATCTTCATGGGGGAACTTTGCAACTAATGTTTGATGGATCACCATCTGGAATCAGTTCTTCATTCTTGGATTTAGGTTTCGTGACCGAGCAGTGTGAGCATAAGAATATCACACGAAATGAAATTCAGTTTCATGAATTTGATGGTGAGCAATCTGAGAAAACTGATGGTGCTTGTAAAAGTGCTCAAGAGGTTTCTGACAGGGAAATCCAGAGAAGGCAAAAGATTGGAGCAGCAAACAGAGGCAAGATACCTTGGAACAAAGGAAGGAAACATAGTGAAG AGACTCGAGAGCGCATCAAGAAAAGAACTATAGAGGCCTTAAGTGATCCCAAG GTCAGGAAGAAGATGTCTGAAAGTCCTCGTTCGCATAG TGATCAGAGTAAGTCTAAAATAAGTGCTTCTCTGACAAAGATTTGGGAAGAACGTCTGAAACAGAAAAGGCTGCAAGAGAAATGCTATTTGTTTTGGGCCAGAACTATTGCGGAGGCAGCAAAAATAGGCAGTCTTGATCAAGAGAAATTGGAGTGGGACAGCTATGAGAAAATGAAGGCTGATATGGTATCTGaacaaataaaattaaaagaagaaaaagcaagGGCCAAAGAAATTGCAAAGCTAAGAGCAGAAAGTGTTGCAAAAGATAAGGCCGAAAAAGTTGCAAAGCTTGCTGAGCAGAGGAAATTACAGAAGGAGAAGGCTAAGGCTAGAAAGTTAGAGGCATTGTCTCGGAAAAAATCTGTTGATGAGAGAAAGAAGACAGAGCTGTCTAAGGGTTTAAAACTTAAGGCAATATTGACTAAG TTCCACCATCGTAAGAGACAGTTGGAGACTCTTCAAACAGAGATAGTAGCTAAACCTGGGCCAGACTTGACATTGGATATAGAACTGGTTAAGAATGAGAGAATGCAAAGAAGAATCTCACTTGCTGATCAAATTAAAGCTGTTAAGAACAAAAAAGCAGAATTTGCTGTACAAAGAGTTCGAGCAAATGCATTGTTGGATTCTGCATATGAACAAAGAGCAGGAGATCATTGA
- the LOC135636878 gene encoding isocitrate dehydrogenase [NADP]-like translates to MAFEKIKVFNPIVEMDGDEMTRVFWKSIKEKLIFPFLDLDIKYFDLGLPNRDARDDKVTIESAEATLNYNVAIKCATITPDEARVKEFNLKSMWKSPNGTIRNILNGTVFREPIICKNIPRLVPGWTKPICIGRHAFGDQYRATDTVIKGPGKLKLVFEGKDEEVELEVFNFTGAGGVALSMYNTDESIHAFADASMATAYQKKWPLYLSTKNTILKKYDGRFKDIFQEVYETEWKSKFEAAGIWYEHRLIDDMVAYALKSEGGYVWACKNYDGDVQSDFLAQGFGSLGLMTSVLVCPDGKTIEAEAAHGTVTRHYRVHQKGGETSTNSIASIFAWSRGLAHRAKLDDNARLLDFTEKLEAACVGTVESGKMTKDLALLLHGSSVTRAQYLNTEEFIDAVASELRARLST, encoded by the exons ATGGCGTTCGAGAAGATCAAGGTCTTCAACCCCATCGTCGAGATGGACG GGGATGAAATGACTCGAGTCTTTTGGAAATCAATCAAAGAAAAG CTCATTTTTCCATTCTTGGACCTGGATATCAAGTACTTTGACTTGGGACTACCTAACCGTGATGCTAGAGATGATAAAGTCACAATAGAAAGTGCAGAAGCTACTCTTAA TTATAATGTAGCAATCAAATGTGCAACAATAACTCCAG ATGAAGCTCGGGTTAAGGAGTTCAACCTGAAATCCATGTGGAAGAGCCCCAATGGAACAATCAGGAATATTTTGAATG GCACTGTATTTAGAGAGCCAATTATCTGTAAAAACATCCCACGGCTTGTTCCAG GATGGACAAAGCCAATATGCATTGGGAGACATGCTTTTGGTGATCAGTACCGTGCAACTGATACAGTAATTAAAGGGCCTGGAAAGCTTAAATTAGTTTTCG AGGGAAAAGATGAGGAAGTTGAACTAGAGGTTTTCAACTTCACTGGCGCAGGTGGAGTTGCCTTATCAATGTACAACACTGATGAG TCAATTCATGCATTTGCGGATGCTTCCATGGCTACTGCTTACCAAAAGAAATGGCCCCTTTATCTTAGCACCAAAAATACAATTTTGAAAAAATATGATGGAAG GTTCAAGGATATATTCCAAGAGGTCTATGAAACTGAATGGAAATCCAAGTTTGAGGCTGCAGGAATTTG GTATGAACATCGTCTAATTGATGACATGGTTGCTTATGCACTTAAGAGTGAAGGTGGTTATGTTTGGGCTTGCAAAAACTATGACGGAGATGTACAAAGTGATTTCTTAGCTCAAG GTTTTGGGTCTCTTGGCCTGATGACATCAGTGTTG GTGTGCCCTGATGGGAAAACCATTGAAGCTGAAGCTGCACATGGAACAGTAACCCGCCATTACCGGGTTCACCAAAAAGGTGGTGAAACCAGTACAAACAGTATAGCTTCCATCTTTGCCTGGTCAAGAGGGCTTGCTCACAG GGCAAAGCTAGATGACAATGCCAGGCTCCTTGATTTTACTGAGAAATTGGAAGCAGCTTGTGTTGGAACTGTTGAGTCTGGGAAAATGACCAAAGATCTTGCACTTCTCCTACACGGATCCAG CGTTACTCGAGCCCAGTACCTGAACACTGAAgagttcattgatgcggtggcATCTGAGCTGAGAGCAAGACTTTCTACCTAA